A stretch of Desulfurivibrio alkaliphilus AHT 2 DNA encodes these proteins:
- a CDS encoding CheR family methyltransferase — protein sequence MNDSECVAFLQWALPRMALRWPGYRRVRAQACKRIRRRMAELGCADAAAYRGYLAAHESEWAVLDELCRITVTRFYRDRRVFETLIDEALPGLAQAATARGARTLRIWCAGCASGEEPYTLAIGWRLEMASRFKEITLDILATDADAALLSRAETACYPWSAVRNLPPAWRTAAFREHDGRHCLQPGFKASVRFLPHDLRTPLPETGFDLICCRNLAFTYFDHALQLRIALTLYGHLLPGGVLLLGVHEQLPKGEPNFEVISERLGLYRRPRSVSIDDKTS from the coding sequence ATGAACGACTCGGAGTGTGTGGCGTTTCTGCAGTGGGCCCTGCCCCGGATGGCGCTGCGTTGGCCGGGCTACCGGCGGGTACGAGCCCAGGCATGCAAGCGCATTCGGCGGCGCATGGCGGAACTGGGCTGTGCCGACGCGGCCGCTTATCGGGGCTATCTGGCCGCCCATGAGAGTGAATGGGCAGTTCTGGATGAGCTTTGCCGCATCACCGTGACGCGTTTCTACCGGGACCGGCGGGTCTTCGAGACGCTCATCGATGAGGCGCTTCCGGGACTTGCCCAGGCGGCGACAGCCCGCGGCGCGCGCACCCTCAGAATCTGGTGCGCCGGCTGCGCCTCGGGAGAGGAGCCTTATACCCTGGCCATCGGCTGGAGGCTGGAAATGGCAAGCCGCTTTAAGGAAATCACCCTGGACATTCTCGCCACCGATGCCGACGCCGCCCTGCTCTCCCGGGCCGAAACGGCCTGCTACCCCTGGAGCGCCGTGCGCAATCTGCCGCCCGCCTGGCGAACGGCGGCATTTCGCGAGCATGACGGGCGCCACTGCCTGCAGCCCGGCTTCAAGGCGTCGGTGCGCTTTCTGCCTCACGACCTGCGCACCCCGCTGCCGGAGACCGGCTTCGACCTGATCTGTTGCCGCAACCTGGCCTTCACCTACTTCGACCACGCCCTGCAACTGCGCATCGCGCTAACCTTGTATGGGCACTTGCTGCCGGGCGGGGTGCTACTGCTGGGGGTACATGAACAACTGCCCAAGGGCGAGCCGAACTTCGAGGTTATCTCGGAGCGTCTCGGCCTCTATCGCAGGCCGCGGTCAGTAAGCATTGACGATAAAACGAGTTAA
- a CDS encoding 4Fe-4S binding protein — translation MCEFCTKHGDGQIWFKNAANYGRDLAADLRRRGYIREFFTSTIEEGVASLGRLESLYRRKGKLPERLTRAMVARAKEEHFGQVVTIEDIRTLVGKAATVVRLPCACRWAALKAENRCCYSVSYTPDAWYENLDMGYFGLAQDEGLERLSPEEAIGQMEELEKEGAIHTIWTMMTPFIGAICNCRPAECLGLRALNLEVELMFRGEQVAVVDEQLCNGCGACTEACQFQAIASRQTTDGDRAAISPLQCYGCGLCRNACPTGALSMAERGR, via the coding sequence ATGTGTGAATTCTGCACCAAACACGGTGATGGCCAAATCTGGTTCAAGAATGCCGCCAATTATGGCCGGGATTTGGCCGCCGACCTGCGGCGACGCGGTTACATCAGGGAGTTTTTTACTTCCACCATCGAGGAGGGAGTGGCGTCCCTGGGGCGGCTGGAGAGCCTTTATCGCCGCAAAGGCAAGCTGCCGGAGCGACTGACCCGGGCCATGGTGGCGCGGGCCAAAGAGGAACATTTCGGGCAGGTGGTCACCATAGAGGATATCCGGACCCTGGTGGGCAAGGCCGCCACGGTGGTGCGGCTGCCCTGCGCCTGCCGCTGGGCCGCGTTGAAGGCGGAAAACCGCTGCTGCTACAGCGTCAGCTACACCCCGGACGCCTGGTATGAAAACCTGGACATGGGTTATTTCGGCCTGGCCCAGGATGAGGGCCTGGAACGGCTAAGCCCGGAGGAGGCCATCGGCCAGATGGAAGAGCTGGAAAAGGAGGGCGCCATCCATACCATCTGGACCATGATGACCCCTTTCATCGGCGCCATCTGCAACTGCCGCCCCGCCGAGTGCCTGGGCCTGCGCGCCCTGAATCTGGAGGTAGAGCTGATGTTCCGGGGGGAACAGGTGGCGGTGGTGGATGAGCAACTCTGCAACGGCTGCGGCGCCTGCACGGAAGCCTGCCAGTTTCAGGCCATCGCCAGCCGCCAAACCACGGACGGCGACCGGGCCGCAATCAGCCCCCTGCAGTGCTACGGCTGCGGCCTCTGCCGCAACGCCTGCCCCACCGGAGCCCTGAGCATGGCGGAACGCGGCCGCTAA
- a CDS encoding secondary thiamine-phosphate synthase enzyme YjbQ — protein MKSYRQELWFNVPGRRAFINITPQVEECLRASGIKEGLVLVNAMHITASVFINDDESGLHHDYEVWLEKLAPHEPVSQYRHNGYEDNADAHLKRQVMGREVVVAITEGKLDFGTWEQIFYGEFDGGRKKRVLVKIIGE, from the coding sequence ATGAAAAGTTATCGTCAGGAGTTGTGGTTCAATGTGCCCGGGCGGCGGGCCTTTATCAATATTACGCCGCAGGTGGAGGAATGCCTGCGTGCCTCGGGCATCAAGGAAGGGCTGGTGCTGGTGAACGCCATGCACATCACCGCTTCCGTCTTTATCAATGATGATGAGTCGGGTTTGCACCACGACTACGAGGTCTGGCTGGAAAAGCTGGCCCCCCATGAGCCGGTGAGCCAGTACCGGCACAACGGGTACGAGGATAACGCCGATGCCCACTTGAAACGCCAGGTGATGGGCCGCGAGGTGGTGGTGGCCATCACCGAAGGCAAGCTGGACTTCGGCACCTGGGAACAGATCTTCTACGGCGAATTCGACGGCGGCCGCAAAAAGCGGGTGCTGGTCAAGATCATCGGCGAGTAA
- a CDS encoding zinc ribbon-containing (seleno)protein DG, translating into MYDIMLKYCPSCGGEFRPEIQSCGICEVPLVSGAEMQAKDSEREAKKMGRSGTLTGGEEMVQLHRAPLADLRYLEGMLAEERIAVRISAEEGGCKKGCGPPMFVMEVSKVDAQDAARIVEQEYRRMTALDDHLPVAADAVFNPEEEETTCPACGFKFPPTTTECPDCGLNFG; encoded by the coding sequence ATGTACGACATAATGCTGAAATACTGCCCTTCCTGCGGGGGCGAGTTCCGGCCTGAAATCCAGAGCTGCGGTATCTGCGAGGTGCCCCTGGTTTCCGGGGCCGAGATGCAGGCCAAAGATAGCGAGCGCGAGGCCAAAAAAATGGGCCGTTCCGGCACCCTCACCGGCGGCGAGGAGATGGTCCAACTGCACCGGGCGCCGCTGGCCGATTTGCGTTACCTGGAAGGAATGCTGGCCGAAGAGCGGATCGCGGTGCGGATCAGCGCCGAGGAGGGCGGTTGTAAGAAAGGCTGCGGGCCGCCCATGTTTGTCATGGAGGTGAGCAAGGTCGACGCCCAGGATGCGGCCCGAATTGTCGAGCAGGAATACCGCCGGATGACCGCCCTGGACGATCATCTGCCGGTGGCCGCCGACGCGGTGTTCAACCCCGAGGAAGAAGAAACCACCTGCCCGGCCTGCGGCTTCAAATTCCCCCCCACCACCACCGAGTGCCCCGACTGCGGCCTCAACTTCGGATAG
- the hslU gene encoding ATP-dependent protease ATPase subunit HslU — protein sequence MIMPVAYNPDDPEGERDDQTEMVNSLTPREIVRQLDDYIIGQGEAKRSVAIALRNRWRRRQVPPPLRDEIAPKNIIMIGPTGVGKTEIARRLATLAQSPFLKVEASKFTEVGYVGRDVESMIRDLLELAIGMVREEERKKVQEKAGVMAEERILDLLVPPPPPRRPGAAGPGGTPAINLAYTPADGFTKPSHDQSAHDPSAHDPGAATGSGESTRDKFRRMLREGKLDEREVEIEVEQQQATPMFDVFAAGGMEEMESNLREMFGKMFPRKSHKRKLKVREAREILRQSEAEKLIDHERVLRLAIRRTEQAGIIFLDEIDKIASKGGGSSQGPEVSREGVQRDLLPIVEGATVTTKHGMVRTDHILFIASGAFHVSKPSDLIPELQGRFPIRVELGPLGEEEFYRILTEPQNALLKQYSALLATEDIELTFTDGAIRELARLAAEVNSRTENIGARRLHTMLERLLENLAFEAPEMTEKKFEVTADYVQEQLYGVVKDEDLSRFIL from the coding sequence ATGATTATGCCCGTAGCTTATAACCCGGACGACCCCGAAGGGGAGCGCGACGACCAGACCGAGATGGTGAATTCCCTCACCCCCCGGGAGATCGTCCGCCAGCTCGATGACTATATCATCGGCCAGGGAGAGGCCAAGCGTTCGGTGGCCATCGCCCTGCGCAACCGCTGGCGCCGCCGCCAGGTACCGCCGCCCCTGCGCGATGAAATCGCCCCCAAAAACATCATCATGATCGGCCCCACCGGGGTCGGCAAGACTGAGATTGCCCGCCGCCTGGCCACCCTGGCCCAGTCGCCCTTTTTGAAAGTGGAGGCCTCCAAGTTCACCGAGGTGGGCTACGTGGGCCGGGATGTGGAATCGATGATCCGCGACCTGCTGGAGCTGGCCATCGGCATGGTCCGCGAGGAAGAGCGGAAAAAGGTCCAGGAAAAGGCCGGGGTGATGGCCGAGGAACGGATTTTAGACCTGCTGGTTCCCCCGCCGCCGCCTCGCCGCCCCGGCGCCGCCGGCCCCGGTGGTACCCCGGCCATCAACCTCGCTTACACCCCAGCAGATGGTTTTACCAAACCCTCCCACGACCAATCCGCTCACGACCCATCCGCCCACGACCCCGGCGCCGCCACCGGCTCCGGCGAGAGCACCCGGGATAAATTCCGCCGGATGCTGCGCGAGGGCAAACTGGATGAGCGGGAAGTGGAAATCGAGGTGGAACAGCAGCAGGCCACGCCCATGTTCGACGTCTTTGCCGCCGGCGGCATGGAAGAGATGGAGAGCAACCTGCGGGAGATGTTCGGCAAGATGTTCCCCCGCAAAAGCCACAAGCGCAAGCTCAAGGTGCGTGAGGCCCGGGAGATTTTACGCCAAAGCGAGGCGGAAAAGCTGATCGATCATGAACGGGTGCTGCGCCTGGCCATCCGCCGCACCGAGCAGGCGGGGATTATCTTTCTCGATGAAATCGATAAAATCGCCTCCAAGGGCGGGGGCTCCAGCCAGGGGCCGGAAGTTTCCCGGGAAGGGGTGCAGCGGGATCTGCTGCCCATCGTCGAGGGCGCCACGGTAACCACCAAGCACGGCATGGTCCGCACCGACCATATCCTGTTCATTGCCAGCGGCGCTTTCCATGTAAGCAAACCTTCCGACCTGATCCCCGAACTGCAGGGGCGTTTTCCCATTCGAGTGGAGCTTGGCCCCCTGGGCGAGGAAGAGTTCTACCGCATCCTTACCGAACCCCAGAACGCCTTGCTCAAGCAGTATTCCGCCCTGCTGGCCACCGAAGATATCGAGCTTACCTTCACCGATGGGGCGATCCGCGAGCTGGCCCGCCTGGCTGCCGAGGTCAACTCCCGCACCGAAAATATCGGGGCCCGGCGGCTGCACACCATGCTGGAGCGGCTGCTGGAAAACCTGGCTTTCGAGGCCCCGGAGATGACCGAGAAAAAATTTGAGGTAACCGCCGATTACGTGCAGGAACAGCTCTATGGCGTGGTAAAAGACGAGGATTTAAGCCGCTTTATTCTTTAA
- the hslV gene encoding ATP-dependent protease subunit HslV — MQVRSTTVVAVRHREMVAMAGDGQVTLGNVVVKHQARKIRRLYHGRVITGFAGATADAFTLFDKLEQQLEQYSGNLLRAAVELAKEWRTDRMLRRLEAMMVAVDAERSLLLSGNGDVIEPDDGILAIGSGGPYAHAAAKALVAHSGLDAPEICRAAMEIAGGLCIYTNDSIHLEVL; from the coding sequence ATGCAGGTACGTTCTACCACCGTGGTGGCGGTGAGGCACCGGGAGATGGTGGCCATGGCCGGTGACGGTCAGGTAACCCTGGGCAACGTGGTGGTCAAGCACCAGGCCCGCAAGATCCGCCGGCTTTACCATGGCCGGGTGATCACCGGCTTTGCCGGCGCCACCGCCGATGCCTTTACCCTGTTCGACAAGCTGGAGCAGCAACTGGAACAATACAGCGGCAACCTGCTGCGGGCGGCGGTGGAGCTGGCCAAGGAATGGCGCACCGACCGTATGCTGCGGCGGCTGGAGGCGATGATGGTGGCGGTGGATGCCGAGCGCTCGCTGCTGCTCTCCGGCAACGGCGACGTGATTGAACCCGATGACGGCATTTTGGCCATCGGCTCCGGCGGCCCTTACGCCCATGCCGCCGCCAAGGCCCTGGTGGCCCACAGCGGCCTTGATGCGCCGGAGATCTGCCGCGCGGCCATGGAGATCGCCGGCGGTCTTTGTATTTACACCAACGACAGTATTCACCTGGAAGTGCTGTAA
- a CDS encoding tyrosine recombinase XerC encodes MTSDRLAEHVDGFLRWLQVEKGYSPHTVSSYRRDLDEFAALDRGAGPLERVDQLDARRVRAFVYSLHGRNRSSSVARKLSALRTFFRYLQKNGVIAHDPAAAVAAPKAEGYLPTVLSVDEVFSLLEMPGPADTYAARDRAMLELLYSTGMRVAELAALNLEQLDLAEGMVRVRGKGNKERLVPIGTPACEAVQAYLPQREVLLRAAKREREEPQEEKPPAPAGGKRSRPARREAAQEQPLLLNARGGRLTTRSIERLVKLYAERAGIAARVSPHALRHSFATHLLEMGADLRTVQELLGHASLSTTQRYTHLNLDHLTAVYDKAHPRAQG; translated from the coding sequence ATGACCAGCGACAGATTGGCGGAGCATGTCGACGGCTTTCTGCGGTGGTTGCAGGTGGAAAAGGGCTACTCGCCCCATACCGTCAGCAGCTACCGGCGGGATCTCGACGAATTTGCGGCCCTCGACCGGGGCGCCGGGCCGCTGGAGCGCGTTGACCAGCTTGACGCCCGGCGGGTGCGGGCTTTTGTTTACAGCCTGCACGGCCGCAACCGCAGCTCTTCGGTGGCCCGCAAGCTTTCGGCGTTGCGCACTTTTTTTCGTTACCTGCAAAAAAACGGGGTCATCGCCCACGACCCCGCCGCCGCCGTCGCCGCCCCCAAAGCGGAAGGCTATTTGCCCACGGTTTTAAGTGTGGACGAGGTTTTCTCCCTGCTGGAAATGCCGGGCCCGGCCGACACCTACGCTGCCCGGGACCGGGCCATGCTGGAGCTGCTGTATTCCACCGGCATGCGGGTGGCTGAACTGGCGGCGCTGAACCTGGAACAGTTGGACCTGGCCGAAGGCATGGTCCGGGTACGGGGCAAGGGCAACAAGGAACGCCTGGTGCCCATTGGTACCCCGGCCTGTGAAGCGGTACAGGCTTACCTGCCCCAGCGCGAGGTGCTGTTGCGGGCGGCAAAGCGAGAACGAGAGGAGCCGCAGGAAGAGAAACCCCCGGCGCCGGCCGGCGGCAAGCGGAGCCGGCCGGCCCGGCGGGAGGCGGCCCAAGAGCAGCCGCTGTTGCTTAACGCCCGGGGCGGCCGGTTGACCACCCGCAGCATCGAACGGTTGGTGAAGCTGTATGCCGAGCGGGCCGGGATCGCCGCCCGGGTCAGCCCCCACGCCCTGCGCCACTCCTTTGCCACCCATTTGCTGGAAATGGGGGCGGACCTGCGCACCGTGCAGGAACTGCTGGGACATGCCAGTTTGTCCACCACCCAGAGGTATACGCATCTTAACCTGGATCACTTGACGGCGGTGTATGACAAGGCCCACCCCCGCGCCCAAGGTTAG
- the xseB gene encoding exodeoxyribonuclease VII small subunit gives MAKQNFEDAMARLEKITRELEDGELSLEQSLKRFDEGIRLAAFCRKTLDEAEKKVELLLDKNGDLVGKPFSEADET, from the coding sequence ATGGCCAAACAGAACTTCGAAGATGCCATGGCCCGACTGGAGAAGATCACCAGGGAGCTGGAGGACGGTGAGTTGAGCCTGGAGCAGTCTTTGAAAAGGTTCGACGAGGGTATCCGGCTGGCTGCCTTTTGCCGCAAAACCCTGGATGAGGCGGAAAAGAAGGTGGAGCTTTTGCTGGACAAAAACGGCGATCTGGTGGGCAAACCCTTCAGCGAGGCCGACGAAACCTGA
- a CDS encoding polyprenyl synthetase family protein produces MDIKQYLNHRCQEVEQALDQLLPPIEGPLAGHVEAMRYSLLAGGKRIRPILCLAAAEALPTDSRPLLPVAAALECIHTYSLIHDDLPAMDDDDLRRGNPTCHKKFGEAAAILAGDGLLSFAFELLARPLATKNISAGEQLHLIGNIAAAIGPMGMVGGQVLDIEAEGRQIELEQLQQIHRCKTGALITVAVQSGAIGGGADRRQYEALTSYGEQIGLAFQIVDDLLNVTGDSTTLGKAAGSDAARGKATYPALLGLEATRRQADEAVAGAITALNGFGEEAEPLRELARYIAARRK; encoded by the coding sequence ATGGACATCAAACAATATCTCAACCATCGATGCCAGGAAGTGGAACAGGCCCTGGACCAGTTGCTGCCCCCCATCGAAGGGCCGCTGGCCGGCCATGTGGAGGCCATGCGCTACAGCCTGCTGGCCGGGGGCAAGCGCATAAGGCCGATTCTGTGTCTGGCCGCCGCCGAGGCCCTGCCGACGGATTCCCGGCCGCTGCTGCCGGTGGCCGCCGCCCTGGAGTGCATCCACACCTACTCCCTGATCCACGACGACCTGCCGGCCATGGATGATGACGACCTGCGCCGGGGCAACCCCACCTGCCATAAGAAATTCGGGGAAGCCGCCGCAATTTTGGCCGGCGACGGCCTGCTAAGCTTTGCCTTTGAACTGCTGGCCCGCCCCCTGGCGACCAAGAACATCAGTGCCGGCGAGCAACTGCACCTGATCGGCAACATCGCCGCCGCCATCGGCCCCATGGGCATGGTGGGCGGCCAGGTGCTGGATATCGAGGCCGAAGGGCGGCAAATTGAGTTGGAGCAATTGCAACAGATTCATCGCTGCAAAACCGGGGCCCTGATCACCGTCGCGGTCCAGAGCGGGGCCATCGGCGGCGGCGCCGACCGGCGGCAGTACGAGGCCCTGACCAGCTACGGCGAACAGATCGGCCTGGCCTTCCAGATTGTCGATGATCTGCTCAATGTCACCGGCGACAGCACCACCCTGGGCAAGGCCGCCGGTAGCGACGCCGCCCGGGGCAAGGCCACCTACCCGGCCCTGCTGGGCCTGGAAGCAACCCGGCGCCAGGCCGACGAGGCGGTGGCCGGCGCCATAACGGCCTTGAACGGCTTCGGTGAAGAAGCCGAGCCCTTGCGGGAACTGGCCCGCTATATCGCCGCCCGCAGAAAATAA
- the dxs gene encoding 1-deoxy-D-xylulose-5-phosphate synthase: MNNENNHQPGQKPGSACLLPSIESPCELRRLKAEQLPALAAELRSTIINTVASTGGHLAPCLGVVELTLALHYIFNTPNDKIIWDVGHQCYAHKLLTGRQARFATLRQFGGISGFPKREESEFDHFDTGHSSTSISAALGMAAGTELKGENNKTIAVIGDGSMTGGLAFEGLNQAGHLGKNLIVILNDNEMSISPNVGALSSFLSRKLTGRTMVRIKKELEHLLKNFQMGENVLQLLKRSEESLKGFFTPGMLFEALKFEYIGPIPGHHLDSLLETFRNVRDFSQGPVLIHVITTKGKGYPPAEERPGDFHGVGPFEVATGKPFATEGPPSYTKVFGDTLVELAQQDPRICAITAAMPSGTGLNRFAAEFPDRFFDVGIAEQHAATFAAGLACEGLRPVVAVYSTFLQRAFDQVVHDICLPELPVIFAIDRGGVVGDDGPTHHGVFDLSFLRIIPNLILMAPKDENELRNMLFTALQSPEPVAIRYPRGAGLGVTLAPELQKIPFGKGELLQEGSDVLLLPVGNRVATALEAAAGLAKTGVSAAVINPRFVKPLDGDLICQWAGKTGRVVTVEDNVRAGGFGSAVLELLQRRGLAGVKVKTLGLPDRFLEHGSQQQLWQLAKIDAAAISAAALQTE; the protein is encoded by the coding sequence ATGAACAATGAAAACAATCATCAGCCAGGCCAGAAGCCCGGCAGCGCTTGTCTGTTGCCGTCCATTGAGTCTCCCTGCGAGCTGCGCCGCCTGAAAGCCGAGCAGTTGCCGGCGTTGGCGGCTGAACTGCGGAGCACCATCATCAACACCGTGGCCAGCACCGGGGGGCATCTGGCCCCCTGCCTGGGGGTGGTGGAACTCACCCTGGCGTTGCACTACATTTTCAACACCCCCAACGACAAGATCATCTGGGACGTGGGACATCAGTGTTACGCCCACAAGCTGCTCACCGGCCGCCAGGCGCGCTTTGCCACCCTGCGCCAGTTCGGGGGGATCAGCGGCTTCCCCAAGCGCGAAGAGAGCGAGTTCGACCACTTCGACACCGGCCACAGCAGCACCTCCATCTCCGCCGCCCTTGGCATGGCGGCGGGCACCGAGCTCAAGGGAGAGAATAACAAAACCATCGCGGTGATCGGCGACGGCTCCATGACCGGCGGCCTGGCCTTTGAGGGGCTGAACCAGGCCGGTCACCTGGGCAAGAACCTGATTGTCATCTTAAACGACAACGAGATGTCGATTTCGCCCAATGTCGGCGCCTTATCGAGCTTCTTGAGCCGCAAGCTCACCGGCCGGACCATGGTCCGGATTAAAAAAGAGTTGGAACACCTGCTGAAAAACTTCCAGATGGGCGAGAATGTGCTGCAGTTGCTGAAACGCAGCGAAGAGAGCCTGAAGGGTTTCTTCACCCCGGGCATGCTCTTTGAGGCCCTGAAGTTTGAGTATATCGGCCCGATCCCCGGCCATCATTTGGACTCGCTGCTGGAAACCTTCCGCAACGTGCGCGATTTCAGCCAGGGGCCGGTACTGATTCACGTGATAACCACCAAGGGCAAGGGATACCCCCCGGCCGAGGAGCGGCCCGGGGATTTTCACGGGGTCGGCCCCTTCGAGGTGGCCACCGGCAAACCGTTCGCCACCGAGGGGCCGCCCAGCTATACCAAGGTGTTCGGCGACACCCTGGTGGAGCTGGCCCAGCAGGACCCCAGGATTTGCGCCATTACCGCCGCCATGCCGTCGGGCACCGGCCTGAACCGCTTTGCCGCCGAGTTTCCCGACCGTTTTTTCGATGTCGGCATTGCCGAGCAGCACGCCGCCACCTTTGCCGCCGGGCTGGCCTGCGAGGGGCTGCGGCCGGTGGTGGCGGTTTACTCCACCTTTCTGCAACGGGCCTTTGATCAGGTCGTCCACGATATCTGCCTGCCGGAACTGCCGGTGATTTTCGCCATCGACCGGGGCGGCGTGGTGGGCGACGACGGCCCGACCCACCACGGTGTATTCGATCTTTCCTTTTTGCGCATCATCCCCAACCTGATCCTGATGGCCCCCAAGGATGAAAACGAATTGCGCAACATGCTCTTTACCGCCCTGCAAAGCCCGGAGCCGGTGGCCATCCGCTATCCGCGGGGGGCCGGCCTGGGGGTAACCCTGGCGCCGGAGTTGCAAAAAATCCCCTTCGGCAAGGGGGAGTTGCTGCAGGAAGGCTCGGATGTGCTGCTGCTGCCGGTGGGCAACCGAGTGGCCACGGCCCTGGAAGCAGCGGCGGGCCTGGCCAAAACCGGCGTTTCGGCGGCGGTGATCAACCCCCGTTTTGTCAAGCCTCTGGACGGGGATCTGATCTGCCAATGGGCCGGCAAAACCGGGCGGGTGGTGACGGTGGAGGACAATGTCCGGGCGGGAGGTTTCGGTTCGGCGGTGCTGGAACTGCTCCAGCGCCGGGGCCTGGCCGGGGTAAAGGTAAAAACCCTGGGCCTGCCGGACCGCTTCCTGGAGCATGGCAGCCAGCAGCAGCTATGGCAGCTGGCCAAAATAGATGCGGCGGCCATCAGCGCCGCCGCTCTGCAAACCGAATAG
- a CDS encoding OmpH family outer membrane protein: MKNKFAASLLAVALLLAFFVVPAAAVEGRIATLSVQKVLDNSVVAGEARRQIEAEFEKHRSSLQREQRELEELHREIEQKGSVWSEQVRSQKERELQRRYREFEARNEDAQLAVQELEQELMEPILEALNKIIDQLGREEGYDLILEYTMKGLRTRTGLLYAADALDISREVKEKLDARLGTNE, translated from the coding sequence ATGAAGAACAAATTTGCCGCATCGTTGCTGGCCGTTGCTTTGCTGCTGGCCTTTTTTGTCGTGCCTGCCGCAGCCGTTGAAGGTCGGATCGCCACCTTAAGCGTCCAAAAAGTGCTCGATAATTCCGTGGTGGCCGGTGAGGCTCGGCGGCAGATCGAGGCCGAGTTTGAGAAACACCGCTCCTCTTTGCAGCGCGAACAGCGGGAACTGGAAGAGTTGCACCGGGAGATTGAGCAGAAAGGTTCGGTGTGGAGCGAGCAGGTACGCTCTCAGAAGGAGCGCGAGTTGCAGCGCCGTTACCGGGAGTTTGAGGCCAGGAACGAGGATGCCCAGCTTGCCGTCCAGGAACTGGAACAGGAGTTGATGGAGCCGATTCTGGAAGCCCTCAACAAAATCATTGACCAGCTTGGCCGGGAAGAGGGGTATGACCTGATCCTGGAGTACACCATGAAGGGGCTGCGTACCCGTACCGGTCTGCTTTACGCCGCCGATGCGCTGGATATCAGCCGTGAAGTGAAGGAAAAACTCGATGCCAGGTTGGGCACCAACGAGTAG
- the pal gene encoding peptidoglycan-associated lipoprotein Pal: MKKEIKRIFTAVAIVCAVSLFAAGCGKRVAVDPADEPTMEPAVTETKPTHTPWEPAHAWPGEADEESLDDTAAAELAVKEGRTSGPLMPVYYDFDRSNIRADQEERLVHNSNYMLDNPRVRVRIEGNTDERGTREYNMALGERRALSAKKYLIDLGVAAERLETLSYGEERPISFGRDELSWSLNRRSDFVIIR; the protein is encoded by the coding sequence ATGAAAAAAGAGATTAAACGGATTTTCACTGCAGTGGCAATTGTTTGTGCGGTTTCCCTGTTTGCTGCCGGTTGCGGCAAGCGGGTTGCGGTGGATCCGGCGGACGAGCCGACCATGGAGCCGGCGGTTACCGAGACCAAGCCCACCCACACCCCTTGGGAGCCGGCTCACGCCTGGCCGGGAGAGGCCGATGAGGAGTCTTTGGATGACACCGCCGCCGCCGAGCTGGCCGTTAAAGAAGGTCGTACCTCTGGTCCGTTGATGCCGGTTTACTACGATTTCGATCGCTCCAATATCCGTGCCGATCAGGAAGAGCGCCTGGTGCACAACAGCAACTACATGCTGGACAACCCCCGGGTTCGGGTGCGGATTGAAGGCAATACCGATGAGCGCGGGACCCGTGAATACAACATGGCCCTGGGTGAGCGCCGGGCCTTGAGCGCCAAAAAGTACCTCATCGACCTGGGGGTTGCCGCCGAGCGCCTGGAGACCCTCAGCTATGGTGAGGAAAGGCCGATCAGCTTCGGCCGGGACGAGCTTTCCTGGTCTTTGAATCGGCGCTCTGATTTTGTTATTATTCGATAA